In the genome of Hymenobacter taeanensis, one region contains:
- a CDS encoding class I SAM-dependent methyltransferase: MEYPLPAAARQYVAEHLHDDPAQLALQARRYPGLPVPDLVRQIQARQKARAKLPTWAENPDLIFPPTLSVEQASSARTAAYKASLVQGQRLADLTGGFGVDAAHFAATIPEVHYVERNAALADVVRYNLQQLGIENVQCHNEDAVHFLRNTPEHFDWLYLDPARRDTAARKIFRLQDCEPDVLRILPLLLQKSRSVLLKTSPMLDIEQALQELRHVRRLWVLAVDNECKEVLYELGPEPAVDPERFTVNLLRNGQQQEFRLNRAREGRAIARYALPQQYLYEPNVAVLKAGGFRSVGTAFEMLKLHQHSHLYTSDILRPEFPGRIFRIKATERYDAAALRAHLGPDVRAHVTTRNFPDTVAEFRHRTGIREGGDLYLFATTNLEGKLMVLVCEKL, encoded by the coding sequence ATGGAATACCCGCTGCCGGCAGCGGCCCGGCAATACGTTGCCGAGCATCTGCACGACGACCCCGCCCAACTGGCGCTGCAGGCCCGCCGATACCCAGGCCTCCCCGTTCCGGACCTCGTGCGCCAGATTCAGGCGCGCCAGAAAGCCCGGGCTAAGCTGCCCACTTGGGCCGAAAACCCTGACCTGATTTTTCCGCCTACCCTCTCGGTGGAGCAGGCTTCCTCGGCCCGCACGGCAGCTTATAAAGCCAGCCTGGTACAAGGCCAACGCCTTGCTGATCTTACGGGAGGCTTTGGGGTTGATGCCGCCCACTTTGCGGCCACCATACCAGAGGTGCATTATGTGGAGCGCAACGCAGCGCTGGCCGACGTAGTGCGCTACAATTTGCAGCAGCTGGGCATTGAAAACGTGCAGTGCCACAACGAGGATGCTGTGCACTTCCTGCGCAATACGCCCGAGCACTTCGACTGGCTGTACCTCGACCCCGCCCGGCGCGACACGGCAGCCCGCAAGATTTTCCGGTTGCAGGATTGTGAGCCCGATGTGTTACGCATACTACCACTGCTGCTGCAAAAGAGCCGGAGTGTACTGCTCAAGACCTCGCCCATGCTCGATATTGAGCAGGCCCTCCAGGAGCTACGCCACGTGCGCCGCCTGTGGGTACTGGCCGTAGATAATGAATGCAAAGAGGTGCTGTACGAATTAGGCCCGGAACCTGCCGTTGACCCCGAGCGCTTCACGGTAAATCTGCTCCGTAATGGCCAGCAGCAGGAGTTCCGCCTGAACCGGGCCCGTGAAGGTCGCGCCATTGCCCGCTACGCCCTGCCTCAGCAATACCTCTATGAGCCCAATGTGGCGGTGCTAAAGGCGGGTGGTTTCCGCAGCGTAGGTACAGCCTTTGAGATGCTGAAGCTGCATCAGCACAGCCACCTCTACACCTCCGATATTCTGCGCCCTGAATTCCCAGGCCGCATTTTCCGGATTAAAGCTACGGAGCGGTACGATGCCGCTGCCCTGCGTGCGCACCTGGGGCCCGATGTCCGGGCCCACGTGACCACCCGTAACTTCCCCGACACCGTAGCCGAGTTCCGCCACCGGACCGGCATCCGCGAGGGCGGCGACTTGTACCTATTTGCTACCACCAACTTGGAAGGCAAATTGATGGTACTGGTGTGTGAGAAACTATGA
- a CDS encoding DNA-3-methyladenine glycosylase, whose translation MKIPLDFYRRSSPVEIARELIGKYLFTHINGVLTGGRIVETEAYAHINDQACHSHLGRYTARTKVMYEPGGVAYTYLIYGRYVLFNIITNEAGKADAVLIRGLEPTEGIPEMLLRRNLTAVQRNLTAGPGLLTQALGITTAHYGTDLTGDLIWMEDLNEEVASDDIIASPRVGIDYAGDDVSLPWRFRLQGSKWVSPAK comes from the coding sequence ATGAAGATTCCCCTCGACTTTTACCGCCGCTCCAGCCCTGTAGAAATTGCCCGTGAGTTGATTGGGAAGTACCTGTTCACCCACATTAATGGGGTACTGACCGGCGGGCGTATCGTAGAAACGGAAGCCTATGCCCACATTAACGACCAGGCCTGCCACTCGCACCTTGGCCGCTACACCGCCCGCACCAAAGTCATGTATGAGCCCGGCGGAGTGGCCTACACCTACCTCATTTACGGCCGTTACGTCCTCTTCAACATCATCACCAACGAGGCCGGCAAAGCTGATGCCGTGCTGATAAGAGGCTTAGAGCCCACCGAGGGAATCCCAGAAATGCTGCTGCGCCGCAACCTAACCGCAGTGCAACGTAACCTCACCGCTGGCCCTGGCCTACTCACCCAAGCCCTCGGTATCACTACCGCCCATTATGGCACCGACCTTACTGGTGACCTAATCTGGATGGAGGACCTAAACGAGGAAGTGGCCTCCGACGACATTATTGCCTCACCTAGAGTAGGCATTGATTACGCCGGCGACGATGTTTCTCTACCCTGGCGCTTCCGCCTACAAGGCAGTAAATGGGTAAGCCCGGCGAAGTGA